In the Prochlorococcus sp. MIT 1307 genome, one interval contains:
- the speE gene encoding polyamine aminopropyltransferase gives MASLPTTFNDWIDEYHEGVRYGLNGKVLIDENSRHQRITLIESKRYGKGLLLDGRWMTAEHQERHYHECLVHPALCSAKHLNHILIIGGGDGGTARECLRHKGIEHLAMVEIDKRVVELSQKYLPSLGGDAWSDPRLQININDGITWVANAADASYDVVIVDGSDPTGPAKGLFNQAFFKNCKRILRPGGVFATQSESPEAFRQIHIETVQLIRRIFEFADPLYGSVPMYPSGWWSWTFASTDSPRYKSPFSQRVQQVSNQCEIWSPRWQQGAFEAIPAFIERELHK, from the coding sequence ATGGCATCACTACCAACAACCTTTAACGACTGGATTGATGAATATCACGAAGGAGTTCGATATGGACTTAACGGAAAAGTCTTAATTGATGAAAACAGCCGACATCAAAGGATCACATTAATAGAAAGCAAGCGTTATGGAAAAGGACTCTTGCTAGATGGGCGTTGGATGACTGCAGAGCATCAAGAAAGGCATTATCACGAATGCCTAGTTCATCCAGCACTATGTAGTGCGAAACATCTCAATCATATTTTGATAATTGGTGGAGGCGATGGGGGAACGGCAAGAGAGTGTCTTCGCCATAAAGGAATAGAGCACTTGGCAATGGTAGAAATTGATAAGCGTGTAGTGGAATTAAGTCAAAAGTATCTACCAAGCCTTGGTGGTGATGCGTGGAGTGATCCACGTCTCCAAATCAACATCAACGACGGCATTACTTGGGTTGCAAACGCAGCAGATGCCTCCTATGACGTTGTAATTGTGGATGGATCAGACCCAACAGGACCTGCGAAGGGTTTGTTTAATCAAGCCTTTTTCAAAAATTGCAAACGAATACTTCGTCCTGGTGGGGTTTTTGCAACTCAAAGCGAATCTCCAGAGGCATTTCGTCAAATCCATATAGAAACTGTGCAATTAATTCGTCGAATCTTTGAATTTGCTGACCCCCTTTATGGATCAGTTCCTATGTATCCAAGCGGGTGGTGGAGTTGGACCTTTGCCAGTACAGATAGTCCCCGTTATAAAAGTCCATTTTCACAAAGAGTCCAACAAGTATCCAATCAATGTGAAATTTGGAGCCCACGGTGGCAACAAGGAGCCTTTGAAGCGATACCTGCCTTTATTGAGAGAGAATTACACAAATGA